Proteins encoded together in one Triticum dicoccoides isolate Atlit2015 ecotype Zavitan chromosome 7B, WEW_v2.0, whole genome shotgun sequence window:
- the LOC119336439 gene encoding guanine nucleotide-binding protein alpha-1 subunit-like isoform X1, whose protein sequence is MEAAGSMGAIAVTGCQELDEVHAGSTLALNLSGGVAVQTTPGDGGAGESGKSMISMQINLLFWTGFDVAEHKGYTTVNHVIVYQTIKLMYDGAKELAQGESDYSKYAILPNNQVRTSYFVQYVSYIWAGHKHQYIAT, encoded by the exons ATGGAGGCGGCAGGGAGCATGGGAGCGATAGCGGTGACTGGATGCCAGGAGCTTGACGAGGTCCATGCCGGCAGCACCCTCGCCCTCAACCTTAGTGGCGGCGTGGCTGTACAAACGACGCCGGGCGACGGTG GGGCTGGAGAATCAGGAAAGTCCATGATATCTATGCAG ATAAATCTTCTTTTCTGGACCGGCTTTGACGTGGCGGAACACAAGGGCTATACGACAGTCAACCATGTCATCGTGTACCAGACAATCAAA TTAATGTATGATGGGGCTAAAgagcttgcccaaggggaatccgACTACTCAaaatatgctattttacctaataaTCAGGTTCGTACGTCCTATTTTGTTCAGTACGTAAGTTACATTTGGGCTGGGCATAAACACCAATATATTGCAACATGA
- the LOC119336439 gene encoding guanine nucleotide-binding protein alpha-1 subunit-like isoform X2, producing the protein MEAAGSMGAIAVTGCQELDEVHAGSTLALNLSGGVAVQTTPGDGGAGESGKSMISMQINLLFWTGFDVAEHKGYTTVNHVIVYQTIKLMYDGAKELAQGESDYSKYAILPNNQK; encoded by the exons ATGGAGGCGGCAGGGAGCATGGGAGCGATAGCGGTGACTGGATGCCAGGAGCTTGACGAGGTCCATGCCGGCAGCACCCTCGCCCTCAACCTTAGTGGCGGCGTGGCTGTACAAACGACGCCGGGCGACGGTG GGGCTGGAGAATCAGGAAAGTCCATGATATCTATGCAG ATAAATCTTCTTTTCTGGACCGGCTTTGACGTGGCGGAACACAAGGGCTATACGACAGTCAACCATGTCATCGTGTACCAGACAATCAAA TTAATGTATGATGGGGCTAAAgagcttgcccaaggggaatccgACTACTCAaaatatgctattttacctaataaTCAG AAATAA